From Anaerolineae bacterium, one genomic window encodes:
- a CDS encoding glycosyltransferase family 4 protein, protein MKLAFVTPWYGPDTPGGAEALVRSTAERLSRWGAPVEVLTTCARDLYSDWGRDYYRPGAERIHGVIVRRFPVRRGRDRDAFDAINSQLMAGGTISPAEEAIFMREMIYSPALLEYMADHRQDYVFLLIPYMFGTSYWGAQICPERSWLIPCLHDEPYAYLRIYREMFAAVKGVLFLSWPERELAYRLFPEIARKPTEVIGAGVDTEYRGDPVAFRRIFGIKGPFILYAGRKEAAKNVPMLIEYFRRYRRTRATDLSLVLVGGGPLSVEGASVEGIYDLGRLSRRALFDAYAAAIALCQPSAHESFSYVLMEAWVTGTPGLVFERCAVTTDFVRKANGGLYFSDFEEFAACLDVLLAQPDLRDQLGAQGREYVMAHFTWDRMLQHYSRLLRAEQIEPVRFREERWWTPNF, encoded by the coding sequence ATGAAGCTAGCGTTTGTCACCCCCTGGTATGGCCCTGATACGCCAGGAGGAGCTGAGGCGTTGGTACGCAGCACGGCCGAACGGCTCAGCCGGTGGGGTGCCCCTGTGGAGGTGCTGACCACTTGCGCCCGTGACCTTTACAGCGATTGGGGGCGTGACTATTATCGGCCTGGGGCAGAGCGGATCCATGGTGTCATTGTACGGCGTTTCCCGGTACGCCGCGGCCGTGATCGAGACGCCTTTGACGCCATCAATTCTCAACTTATGGCAGGTGGTACCATCTCTCCGGCTGAAGAGGCCATCTTCATGCGTGAGATGATCTACAGCCCAGCCTTGTTAGAGTATATGGCGGATCACCGTCAGGATTATGTCTTTTTGCTCATCCCTTATATGTTCGGGACGAGCTACTGGGGAGCGCAGATTTGCCCTGAGCGTTCCTGGTTAATCCCTTGCTTGCATGATGAGCCTTATGCTTATTTGCGCATTTATCGCGAGATGTTCGCGGCTGTGAAAGGAGTTTTGTTCCTCTCGTGGCCGGAGCGAGAGTTGGCCTATCGGTTGTTCCCCGAGATCGCCAGGAAGCCCACCGAGGTGATTGGCGCTGGCGTGGATACCGAATATCGCGGTGATCCGGTCGCTTTCCGCCGGATCTTCGGGATCAAGGGCCCCTTCATCCTCTATGCGGGCCGAAAAGAGGCGGCTAAGAACGTGCCTATGCTGATTGAGTACTTTCGTCGTTATCGCCGAACACGGGCTACTGACCTCTCTCTGGTGCTGGTGGGTGGTGGGCCGTTGTCGGTAGAGGGGGCTTCGGTAGAGGGGATTTACGATTTGGGCCGGCTCAGTCGGCGGGCATTGTTTGATGCTTATGCGGCTGCGATTGCCTTGTGCCAGCCTTCAGCTCACGAGAGTTTTTCATACGTGCTCATGGAGGCATGGGTGACAGGGACTCCAGGGCTGGTTTTCGAGCGGTGTGCAGTGACCACGGATTTTGTCCGCAAGGCGAACGGTGGGCTATATTTCTCGGACTTTGAGGAGTTTGCTGCGTGCCTGGACGTGCTGTTGGCGCAGCCGGATTTACGGGACCAGCTGGGAGCCCAAGGGCGGGAGTATGTAATGGCTCACTTCACATGGGACCGCATGCTGCAGCATTATTCCCGTCTGTTGCGCGCCGAACAAATAGAACCTGTACGATTCAGAGAGGAGAGATGGTGGACCCCGAACTTTTGA
- a CDS encoding glycosyltransferase family 4 protein encodes MTCMPWKVAFFSPLPPERSGIADYSAELLPYLARWVELALFVNDPDQVDDRLRTAFPVYPMGEYGRLRWQFDVALYQMGASMYHDAMYPVLLRYGGIVTLHEYNLHRFISTRTIPRGDFVGYMREMGYALGVEGVQMADEIRQGRREHPLTAVSLVERLLDRSQGVILHSRFAQERVLALRPGLRTAVIPAPVGEVPERLWTREELGCPKDALLFVSGGHVVQSKRLSLALEAFLRLRQEYPRARYVIIGEELRHDFDLSGWLAAHPVGDAVTYVGYCEDLRAFYSWLAAADVVINLRSPTLGEASAVALRALAAGRPVIVFDHGWYAELPDDACVKVPPEDGEALLAAMRRLAADPEMRRAVGERARRLALTEHTPVRAAERYAAFIQQVLTDDSVVPRGGDRG; translated from the coding sequence ATGACTTGCATGCCGTGGAAAGTGGCCTTCTTCAGCCCGCTGCCGCCGGAGCGGAGCGGGATCGCCGATTACAGTGCCGAGCTGTTGCCGTATCTCGCTCGTTGGGTTGAGCTCGCGTTGTTCGTCAACGATCCAGATCAAGTGGATGACCGATTGCGGACGGCGTTTCCGGTCTATCCGATGGGCGAGTATGGTCGGTTGCGATGGCAGTTTGATGTTGCGCTGTATCAGATGGGTGCCAGCATGTATCACGATGCCATGTATCCTGTGCTGTTACGGTATGGCGGCATCGTGACCCTGCATGAGTACAACCTCCATCGGTTCATCTCCACACGGACGATCCCCCGGGGCGATTTCGTCGGGTACATGCGCGAGATGGGCTACGCCTTGGGCGTCGAGGGCGTGCAGATGGCCGACGAGATCCGTCAAGGGCGTCGTGAGCATCCGCTTACTGCGGTGAGCTTGGTTGAGCGCCTGCTAGATCGCAGCCAGGGGGTGATTCTGCATAGCCGATTCGCCCAGGAGCGCGTATTGGCGCTGCGGCCGGGATTGCGCACGGCAGTGATCCCAGCCCCTGTCGGGGAGGTGCCGGAGCGCTTATGGACGCGAGAGGAGTTGGGATGCCCGAAAGATGCTTTGCTGTTCGTGAGTGGCGGGCATGTGGTCCAGTCCAAGCGGCTCTCATTGGCGTTAGAGGCGTTTCTGCGCCTGCGCCAGGAATATCCCCGGGCGCGGTATGTGATTATAGGTGAGGAATTGCGCCACGACTTTGATCTATCAGGCTGGCTGGCCGCTCATCCCGTGGGGGACGCTGTAACGTATGTGGGCTATTGCGAGGATCTGCGTGCATTTTACTCTTGGCTTGCGGCGGCGGATGTGGTGATCAACCTGCGCAGCCCAACACTTGGCGAGGCGTCGGCTGTCGCCCTGCGGGCTTTGGCTGCAGGGCGGCCTGTGATCGTGTTCGATCACGGCTGGTACGCGGAGCTGCCGGATGATGCCTGTGTGAAGGTGCCGCCTGAAGATGGGGAAGCCCTCCTGGCAGCCATGCGGCGCCTGGCCGCGGATCCCGAGATGCGACGCGCGGTCGGGGAGCGCGCCCGGCGGCTGGCTTTGACAGAGCACACGCCTGTGCGCGCGGCCGAGCGCTATGCAGCGTTCATCCAGCAAGTGCTGACAGATGATTCGGTGGTACCGCGGGGAGGAGATCGTGGTTGA
- a CDS encoding ABC transporter ATP-binding protein: MSVAVRLEKVSKLFTLNSQQPYSLQEAVIAALTRTRPQRTESFWALRDVSFDVQAGESLAVIGANGAGKSTLLKLIARILVPTSGYIAVHGRVAALLELGAGFHPDLTGRENIALNGSILGLNRRFIRRQMDEIVAFAGLEHFIDMPVRNYSSGMLMRLGFAVATAFQPEILLIDEVLAVGDQVFQDRCLRRIREIQEKGATVILVSHDLESARRLCRRAIWLDEGHVRADGPTDAIIAQYLEAAWTLEQSKAVAEPAQLVEIAQETSGDGSLSLVCQASDDAPSRTARWGSGEIRIEKAEILDACGLSRRVFRTGETFVVRMWYRADRPISAPAFGVSLYNEDGVRINGPNTVWSGAPIDRVQGRGCVDYIVDALPLLPGRYELTVAVYDATVTHPYDHWHRMDSFVVTSSDFERQDGMVFIPCRWVHREEEA; the protein is encoded by the coding sequence ATGAGCGTTGCGGTTCGGCTCGAAAAGGTCTCTAAGCTGTTTACGCTGAACAGCCAACAGCCTTATTCTCTTCAAGAGGCGGTAATCGCCGCCTTGACAAGGACGCGCCCGCAGCGGACGGAGAGCTTCTGGGCTTTGCGTGACGTCAGTTTCGACGTCCAAGCGGGTGAGTCCCTAGCGGTCATCGGCGCCAATGGCGCGGGCAAGAGCACTCTGCTTAAGTTAATCGCGCGCATCCTCGTACCGACGAGCGGGTATATCGCCGTCCATGGCCGGGTGGCGGCGCTGCTGGAGTTAGGAGCCGGCTTTCATCCCGACTTGACGGGGCGGGAGAACATCGCCCTAAACGGCTCCATCTTGGGCTTGAACCGCCGCTTCATCCGTCGCCAGATGGACGAGATCGTTGCATTTGCCGGGCTAGAGCATTTTATTGACATGCCGGTGCGCAACTATTCCTCAGGGATGTTGATGCGGCTGGGTTTCGCCGTCGCCACCGCCTTTCAGCCGGAGATCCTGCTCATTGATGAGGTCCTGGCTGTAGGCGATCAGGTGTTCCAGGACCGATGCTTGCGCCGGATCCGGGAGATCCAAGAGAAGGGGGCCACGGTGATCCTGGTCTCGCATGACCTGGAATCCGCACGCAGGCTGTGTAGACGCGCGATCTGGTTGGACGAAGGGCATGTTCGAGCCGATGGGCCGACGGATGCCATCATCGCCCAATACCTAGAGGCAGCTTGGACCCTCGAGCAGAGCAAGGCTGTGGCCGAGCCCGCTCAGCTCGTCGAGATAGCTCAAGAGACCTCAGGAGATGGCTCTCTGTCGCTGGTTTGCCAGGCATCTGATGACGCGCCAAGCCGTACAGCGCGCTGGGGTTCGGGCGAGATCCGCATCGAAAAAGCGGAGATCTTAGATGCTTGTGGGTTGAGCCGTCGCGTGTTTCGCACGGGTGAGACCTTCGTAGTGCGGATGTGGTACCGTGCGGATCGGCCGATCTCCGCACCTGCGTTTGGCGTCTCCCTATACAACGAAGATGGGGTTCGCATCAACGGCCCTAACACGGTTTGGAGCGGAGCGCCCATCGATCGGGTTCAAGGGCGTGGCTGCGTGGACTACATCGTGGACGCGCTACCCCTGTTGCCGGGTCGCTACGAGTTAACCGTCGCCGTATATGATGCCACCGTGACCCATCCCTACGATCACTGGCATCGCATGGACAGTTTCGTCGTGACCTCCAGCGACTTCGAGCGGCAGGATGGGATGGTCTTTATCCCTTGTCGGTGGGTGCATCGTGAAGAGGAGGCCTGA
- a CDS encoding glycosyltransferase family 39 protein — translation MPLRSLGVHGVFWFYHPHHLYLYLLSLYASLSNWNIFIARSITVLFALIAMALTFAIGQYLSNSWGGWIAATLLAVNPFFALYSFFVREEIPMMAAMLAGFYLLLQRRILWAGILLAIAALCKEVVVFFTACCVVYVWWYDRGAPHKCLRDLAALAGPTALAWGSWVLWAYSLSPTDFMATVQRWLSLVTAANLLDPRAHTSVEQWSQQIAFDLLGAAMVAGLLISLVTTLTGPKRRLDPEKGLLWGYLFLSLVISFVLRLKELRLLIGLLPTAALLIGTNLDWEGVTRRIRYGPGRLKRLGLVLAMALFLLSASPLRLPAGPLNQAASWLDPLYAWRLLENDRFYRVLRLAGEYLREHTKPDEVITVAHQATVVAYYADRHYYMLYTLSKDAIDAILARTRYLVWDDPTFLALTPSEVADLRQEIQERFRVEQVIRDRDREVLIYR, via the coding sequence ATGCCATTGCGCTCCCTAGGGGTTCATGGCGTCTTTTGGTTCTATCATCCTCATCATCTGTACCTTTATTTATTGAGCTTATATGCAAGCTTATCAAACTGGAACATCTTCATAGCGCGTTCGATAACTGTGCTCTTCGCTCTGATCGCTATGGCATTAACCTTCGCTATAGGTCAGTATCTGAGCAATTCGTGGGGAGGATGGATTGCAGCTACTCTTCTAGCGGTTAACCCATTTTTCGCCCTTTATAGTTTCTTTGTTAGAGAAGAAATACCTATGATGGCCGCTATGTTGGCAGGCTTTTACCTGCTTTTACAGCGGAGGATATTGTGGGCAGGCATCCTATTGGCCATTGCAGCGCTGTGTAAGGAAGTAGTTGTCTTTTTCACAGCCTGTTGTGTCGTCTATGTGTGGTGGTACGATCGGGGTGCCCCACATAAGTGCCTGCGTGATCTAGCAGCTCTTGCTGGGCCCACGGCTTTAGCATGGGGTTCATGGGTCTTATGGGCTTATAGTTTGTCACCTACCGATTTTATGGCTACAGTACAACGTTGGCTAAGCTTAGTGACTGCTGCTAATTTGCTCGATCCTCGCGCACATACTAGCGTGGAGCAATGGTCACAGCAAATCGCTTTCGATCTGTTGGGGGCAGCGATGGTGGCTGGGTTGTTGATCAGTTTGGTGACTACTTTGACAGGCCCTAAGAGGCGCTTAGATCCGGAGAAAGGCCTGTTATGGGGATATCTCTTCTTAAGCCTTGTTATCTCCTTTGTTCTACGTTTAAAGGAGCTGCGGCTTTTGATTGGTCTGTTACCGACCGCCGCGCTGCTGATCGGCACAAACTTGGACTGGGAAGGGGTGACTCGCCGCATTCGGTATGGTCCCGGTCGGCTGAAGCGGCTCGGTCTTGTACTGGCCATGGCCCTTTTCCTGTTGTCAGCGTCTCCCCTTCGCCTGCCAGCAGGCCCCTTGAACCAAGCCGCGTCCTGGTTGGATCCGCTCTATGCCTGGCGCCTACTGGAGAATGACCGCTTCTATCGGGTGTTGCGGCTAGCCGGTGAATACCTGCGGGAACACACCAAGCCGGATGAGGTGATCACAGTGGCCCATCAAGCGACGGTGGTCGCTTACTATGCAGACCGCCACTACTACATGCTCTATACCTTGTCAAAGGATGCAATCGACGCCATCCTGGCCCGGACTCGCTATCTGGTCTGGGATGACCCCACTTTCTTGGCTCTGACGCCATCCGAGGTGGCCGATCTCCGCCAGGAGATCCAGGAGCGATTTCGAGTAGAACAGGTCATCCGGGATAGGGACCGCGAGGTGTTGATCTACCGATGA
- a CDS encoding ABC transporter permease: MRHLMMADMAHLQVWWRRIPLLVPLWELYRYRDLVLNLILRDLKARYKSSVLGFLWTLLNPLGMMLVFTAVFTLILPSRIERYPLFLLCGLLPWNFFSAGVMVGINSITGNANLVKKVYFPREVLPISSVLANLVNFLLGLLVLFAVLLAFRSPLSPWLWLLPLVILIQTCFVLGIALVLSAVNVFYRDTNMIMDVVMLAWFFLTPVVYPVTALPQTYQLGGIPLNVHRLMYILNPMASLIAAYRDLLYWGYRTDLDFLLRTAVTSLVILLIGYRFFLHFRDRFGEWV; encoded by the coding sequence GTGAGACACCTAATGATGGCTGATATGGCTCATCTCCAAGTGTGGTGGCGACGGATCCCGTTGCTTGTACCATTATGGGAGCTGTATCGGTACCGGGATCTCGTGCTCAACCTCATCCTGCGCGATCTTAAAGCGCGCTACAAAAGCAGCGTGTTGGGGTTTTTGTGGACGCTGCTGAACCCGCTGGGGATGATGCTCGTCTTTACGGCCGTGTTCACCTTGATCCTCCCCAGCCGGATCGAACGTTATCCGCTCTTTCTGTTGTGTGGACTCCTACCTTGGAACTTCTTCAGCGCAGGGGTCATGGTGGGGATCAACAGCATCACTGGGAATGCAAACCTCGTGAAGAAGGTGTACTTCCCGCGAGAGGTGTTGCCCATTAGCAGCGTCTTGGCCAACTTGGTGAACTTCCTGCTGGGCTTGTTGGTGCTCTTCGCGGTGTTGCTAGCTTTTCGCTCGCCGCTGAGCCCCTGGCTTTGGCTGTTGCCCCTGGTGATCTTGATCCAGACCTGCTTCGTCTTGGGCATCGCATTGGTGTTGAGCGCGGTGAACGTCTTCTATCGGGACACCAACATGATCATGGATGTGGTGATGCTGGCTTGGTTCTTTCTGACGCCCGTGGTTTATCCGGTCACAGCGCTGCCTCAAACCTATCAGTTGGGGGGTATCCCGTTGAACGTTCATCGCCTGATGTACATCCTCAACCCGATGGCTTCGCTGATCGCAGCGTATCGTGATCTGCTCTATTGGGGATATCGCACCGATCTAGATTTCCTCCTCCGCACAGCCGTGACATCGCTGGTCATCTTATTGATCGGATACCGATTCTTCCTGCACTTCCGGGATCGCTTTGGCGAGTGGGTTTGA
- a CDS encoding glycosyltransferase family 4 protein, whose protein sequence is MSLRSFRVLMIAPTSFFSDYGCHVRILEEARSLQALGHRVTIATYRQGASVPDLDIRRTLPIPWRHGYEVGSSRHKIALDGLLAMKTLELLARERFDVIHAHLHEGALIGEALGKLWNIPVVFDFQGSLTAEMVDHGFLNPSGRWHRVVLALERWITTSAPVILTSSQHARQLLLTQFRCPPGQVRCLPDGVNAQVFVPRTHYPPEQLADRRRALGIPPHRKVIVYLGLLAEYQGTSLLLEALRHILQRRQDVHLLLMGFPHLEFYQDKAFRLGIAEHVTFTGRVPYAQAPIYLALGDVAVSPKLSLTEGAGKLLNYMAVGLPTVAFDTPVAREYLGDAGLYAAPGDAVELAERLYEALFPSSQDIARIQSLGARLRERAMGRFSWDVAGREIAQVYEQVVQGHRARLFWLRRLMGNVKAKSEETPSGKMPRT, encoded by the coding sequence ATGAGTCTACGCTCCTTTCGCGTGTTGATGATCGCCCCCACGAGCTTCTTCAGCGATTACGGATGCCATGTCCGTATCCTTGAAGAAGCGCGTTCCCTTCAAGCCCTGGGGCATCGGGTCACGATAGCGACCTATCGACAAGGCGCTTCTGTCCCCGACCTAGATATCCGCCGGACGTTGCCGATCCCATGGCGGCATGGCTATGAGGTGGGCTCCAGCCGGCACAAGATCGCTCTTGATGGCCTGCTGGCGATGAAAACCTTGGAGCTCCTGGCCAGGGAACGCTTCGACGTCATCCACGCCCATCTACACGAGGGGGCTCTCATCGGCGAAGCCCTAGGCAAACTCTGGAACATCCCCGTCGTCTTCGACTTTCAGGGCAGCTTGACGGCTGAGATGGTTGATCACGGCTTTCTCAACCCGAGCGGCCGATGGCACCGCGTGGTCTTGGCCCTGGAGCGCTGGATCACCACGTCCGCGCCCGTGATCCTGACCAGCTCCCAGCACGCCCGGCAGCTCTTGTTGACCCAGTTTCGCTGTCCACCTGGACAGGTGCGGTGCTTGCCCGATGGGGTGAATGCGCAGGTTTTTGTGCCGCGCACGCACTACCCGCCTGAGCAATTGGCAGACCGTCGGAGGGCGTTGGGCATTCCTCCGCACCGGAAGGTGATCGTCTATTTGGGGTTGTTGGCCGAGTATCAGGGAACCAGCCTGCTCTTGGAGGCATTGCGCCACATCCTGCAGCGACGGCAGGATGTCCACTTGCTGCTAATGGGCTTTCCTCACCTCGAGTTTTATCAGGATAAGGCCTTTCGTTTGGGGATCGCCGAGCATGTTACGTTCACAGGGCGGGTGCCGTATGCCCAGGCGCCGATTTATCTCGCCTTGGGCGATGTCGCGGTGTCTCCCAAGCTGAGCTTGACCGAAGGTGCAGGCAAGTTGCTGAATTACATGGCCGTAGGCTTGCCCACCGTAGCGTTCGATACGCCGGTGGCTCGCGAGTATCTCGGCGATGCTGGCCTGTACGCTGCCCCTGGAGATGCTGTGGAGTTGGCAGAGCGGCTTTATGAGGCCTTGTTCCCATCGTCACAGGATATCGCTCGAATACAGTCTCTAGGAGCGCGCCTGCGAGAGAGGGCCATGGGGAGATTCAGTTGGGATGTAGCTGGTCGCGAGATCGCTCAGGTTTACGAGCAAGTGGTGCAGGGTCATAGAGCGCGCCTCTTTTGGCTCCGACGATTGATGGGGAACGTCAAGGCGAAATCTGAGGAGACTCCCTCGGGAAAGATGCCTCGAACGTGA
- a CDS encoding glycosyltransferase family 4 protein has translation MKVLFVLHRFFPDSIGGTEQHVWDLAHGLRERGHEVAVFYRATGPAGLQLSEWDGIPTYRAQAGPLQPLPVFLSTLYDPRLTALFRQVVSSFRPDVIYLAHLMGLPIALTAELRRLHIPWVLSLHDYWWVCANAQLITNDTEELCDGPRYWVNCARCGLARLGWRRLAPLAPALAPAMALRGRRLRSGLERADRILAFSEFVRTWYLRHGTPAERLVRVRMGIRGPEVIPRRTRLEGPVRFLYAGGLAPQKGLHVLIEAFQRADAPAELWIAGDVQAFPAYVERLRMSARHPGIRFLGRVARDDLWPLMAEADVVAVPSLWHETFSYLAHEAFLVGVPVVASAVGALPEVVQHEVNGILVPPGDVDAWTVALRQLASDPVLRAHLRSHLPPVRTFAEYLDEMEALLATVVSSRQPSGHERL, from the coding sequence ATGAAGGTGTTGTTCGTCCTGCACCGATTCTTCCCTGATTCCATAGGGGGCACAGAACAACACGTGTGGGATCTGGCCCATGGGCTGCGCGAGCGAGGGCACGAGGTCGCCGTGTTCTATCGTGCGACGGGCCCCGCGGGCCTGCAGCTATCGGAGTGGGATGGCATTCCAACGTACAGGGCCCAGGCTGGCCCTCTGCAGCCGCTACCCGTCTTCCTAAGTACCCTCTATGATCCCCGTCTGACGGCGCTCTTCCGCCAGGTGGTTTCCTCGTTTCGGCCCGACGTGATTTACCTGGCCCACCTCATGGGGCTTCCCATCGCGTTGACAGCGGAGCTACGACGGTTGCATATTCCCTGGGTGCTTTCCCTGCACGACTATTGGTGGGTTTGTGCTAACGCCCAGCTTATCACCAACGACACGGAGGAGCTTTGCGATGGGCCGCGCTATTGGGTGAACTGCGCCCGCTGTGGGCTGGCGCGCTTGGGATGGCGGAGGCTTGCCCCGCTGGCTCCCGCTTTGGCCCCGGCAATGGCCCTTCGAGGCCGGCGTCTGAGATCCGGTCTAGAACGGGCCGATCGGATCCTGGCCTTCTCCGAGTTTGTGCGCACCTGGTACTTGCGTCACGGTACCCCTGCCGAGCGGCTCGTCCGGGTTCGAATGGGCATCCGAGGGCCAGAGGTGATCCCGAGGCGCACGCGCTTGGAGGGTCCCGTCCGCTTTTTGTACGCGGGCGGCCTTGCGCCCCAGAAGGGTCTCCACGTCTTGATCGAGGCGTTTCAGCGGGCGGATGCGCCCGCGGAACTGTGGATCGCCGGGGACGTTCAGGCCTTTCCGGCCTACGTGGAACGCCTTCGGATGAGCGCTCGTCATCCCGGGATTCGCTTCCTGGGGCGGGTGGCGCGGGATGACCTGTGGCCTCTAATGGCTGAGGCGGATGTCGTAGCCGTGCCCTCGCTGTGGCACGAGACCTTTTCGTATCTGGCCCATGAGGCCTTCTTGGTAGGAGTCCCCGTTGTCGCTTCAGCGGTCGGGGCATTGCCGGAGGTCGTCCAGCACGAAGTAAACGGGATCCTGGTGCCGCCGGGAGACGTCGACGCCTGGACGGTTGCCTTGAGGCAGCTGGCTTCCGATCCCGTTTTGAGAGCTCATCTGCGAAGCCATCTCCCGCCGGTCCGGACGTTTGCGGAGTACCTGGACGAGATGGAAGCCCTGTTGGCCACAGTCGTCTCCTCACGGCAGCCATCAGGCCATGAGAGACTTTGA
- a CDS encoding glycosyltransferase family 4 protein, producing MRILHIIQRYWPARGGAETHMEELSSRLAAEGCRVTIATTDAWDFELLWDPRRRRIVQREDEHRGVRILRFPVRHLPGSPLSYSAWRRGLWLLSALCPVPTSVLSRLARFTPWVPELWRWLHSTEEPFDLVAGMTICFEPLLEAGLRFAQRRGIPFVVYPLTHLGAGSKPGADALSRFYTMRHQVALVRASSGVVAQTPQERAFYLQHGIPEERIIVAGPGVSPSQVLGGDSQRFRRRYGIQGPLVACLSTLSYDKGSVHLVEAMRTLWRAGRQIHLALAGTVLGPFRRYLERLPQADRARLHVLGPVEDQEKRDLLAACDVFAMPSRADSFGIVYLEAWLYRKPVIGARAWGIADVIEDGKDGLLVPFGDVASLADAIVYLVDHPEAREAMGARGEEKVYRHHTWDHKYLQVRAFYQRLALQRKPESWR from the coding sequence ATGCGCATCCTACACATCATCCAACGCTACTGGCCGGCCCGGGGTGGCGCCGAGACTCACATGGAGGAGCTCTCGTCCCGCCTGGCTGCCGAGGGCTGCCGGGTGACCATCGCTACGACCGATGCATGGGATTTCGAGTTGCTCTGGGATCCTCGCCGTCGTCGAATCGTTCAGCGGGAGGATGAACACCGCGGAGTCCGCATCTTGCGGTTCCCTGTGCGCCATCTGCCGGGATCTCCCCTGAGCTATTCCGCCTGGCGCCGCGGGCTCTGGCTCCTCTCAGCGCTGTGCCCGGTGCCCACTTCTGTCTTGTCCCGCCTAGCCCGCTTTACCCCCTGGGTGCCCGAGCTGTGGCGCTGGCTTCACTCCACAGAAGAGCCATTTGACCTCGTAGCTGGGATGACGATCTGTTTCGAGCCCTTGCTGGAGGCTGGCTTGCGCTTCGCTCAGAGGCGGGGAATCCCCTTTGTGGTTTACCCCCTCACCCATCTTGGCGCAGGCAGTAAGCCTGGGGCGGACGCGCTTAGCCGATTCTACACGATGCGACATCAAGTGGCCCTCGTGCGGGCGAGCAGCGGGGTAGTCGCTCAAACGCCTCAGGAGCGGGCTTTCTACCTCCAACACGGGATTCCGGAGGAGCGAATCATCGTAGCGGGCCCCGGAGTGAGTCCCTCACAGGTTCTGGGCGGAGATAGCCAGCGCTTTCGTCGGCGTTACGGAATCCAAGGCCCTCTTGTGGCTTGTCTGTCAACCCTCTCTTATGACAAAGGATCCGTTCACCTGGTCGAAGCTATGCGCACCCTATGGCGAGCTGGCCGGCAGATTCATCTGGCCCTGGCCGGCACGGTCCTGGGCCCCTTTCGGCGCTACCTGGAGCGGCTCCCGCAAGCGGATCGAGCGCGCCTTCACGTGTTGGGACCAGTGGAGGACCAAGAGAAGCGCGACCTATTGGCAGCGTGCGACGTTTTCGCAATGCCCTCGCGCGCCGATTCCTTCGGCATCGTCTATCTGGAGGCTTGGCTGTATCGGAAGCCGGTGATCGGCGCGCGCGCGTGGGGGATTGCCGACGTGATCGAGGACGGAAAAGATGGGCTGCTAGTGCCGTTTGGGGATGTTGCCTCGTTGGCGGACGCCATTGTGTACCTCGTGGACCATCCCGAGGCGCGGGAGGCGATGGGAGCGCGCGGCGAGGAGAAAGTGTATCGCCACCATACATGGGATCACAAGTATCTTCAGGTGCGAGCGTTCTACCAGCGCTTAGCCCTACAGCGAAAGCCTGAGAGCTGGCGATGA
- a CDS encoding carboxypeptidase-like regulatory domain-containing protein yields the protein MFQVNTSHVLWFVLLFAFTLTGCAPWMQAMPANPEPPEVLTPTPDTALTWTSPIPSPATTPSIGSAPMVGTGTVSGSLDRPDGTPLRKVILYAGAIDMHDALRLASVDPLVDPRAETDATGTFVFENLVPGEYALIAQSPFGLVLLQDANGKPIIFQLQAGQVLSLGSLVVEYRYPDGE from the coding sequence ATGTTTCAAGTCAACACTTCGCATGTTCTGTGGTTTGTCCTACTTTTTGCCTTCACACTGACCGGGTGCGCCCCATGGATGCAAGCGATGCCGGCCAATCCGGAGCCTCCTGAAGTTCTGACGCCCACCCCTGATACGGCCCTTACCTGGACAAGCCCGATCCCCTCGCCGGCGACAACTCCCTCCATCGGTTCGGCCCCAATGGTGGGCACAGGAACAGTCTCAGGTAGTCTCGATCGCCCTGACGGTACACCGCTTAGGAAGGTGATCCTCTACGCTGGCGCTATTGATATGCACGATGCCCTTCGCCTTGCCTCGGTAGATCCATTGGTTGATCCTCGCGCCGAAACGGATGCGACCGGCACTTTTGTTTTTGAAAATCTGGTCCCCGGCGAATATGCTCTGATCGCCCAGAGCCCATTTGGGCTGGTGTTGCTACAAGATGCTAATGGAAAGCCGATCATCTTTCAGCTCCAGGCTGGCCAGGTTCTCTCGCTCGGGAGTCTAGTTGTGGAGTATCGATATCCAGATGGAGAATAG